The following are encoded together in the Bacillus sp. V2I10 genome:
- the ytpR gene encoding YtpR family tRNA-binding protein, which translates to MRVFYNKEGVGDTLMISVAELAPEDRAFVKKGDAVRIYSSASGETAGFNLFNASSYLEIKSSGGVVELTENLLSKLNESLNQNGFEEQLHADLSPKFVVGFVETKEKHPNADKLSVCQVNTGSEKLQIVCGAPNVDSGQKVVVAKVGAVMPSGLVIKDAELRGVASSGMICSAKELNLPDAPQEKGILVLDDQYEIGTDFFKK; encoded by the coding sequence ATGCGCGTATTTTATAACAAAGAAGGTGTAGGCGATACACTGATGATTTCAGTGGCTGAATTGGCGCCAGAAGACAGAGCGTTTGTAAAAAAGGGGGATGCAGTGCGAATTTACAGCAGTGCCTCAGGCGAAACGGCCGGATTCAATCTTTTTAACGCATCTTCTTATCTTGAAATTAAGAGCAGCGGCGGGGTTGTTGAATTGACTGAGAATCTGCTCAGCAAATTGAATGAAAGCCTTAATCAAAATGGATTTGAGGAACAGCTGCATGCTGATCTATCACCCAAATTTGTAGTTGGGTTCGTAGAAACAAAAGAAAAACATCCAAATGCCGATAAATTAAGCGTATGTCAAGTTAATACAGGCAGTGAAAAACTTCAAATCGTGTGCGGTGCACCTAATGTAGACAGCGGACAAAAGGTTGTCGTTGCTAAAGTCGGAGCAGTTATGCCAAGCGGCCTTGTGATAAAAGATGCTGAGCTCAGAGGTGTTGCATCAAGCGGCATGATCTGCTCTGCGAAGGAATTAAATCTTCCCGATGCTCCTCAGGAAAAAGGGATTTTAGTTTTAGATGATCAGTATGAAATCGGCACAGATTTTTTTAAAAAATAA
- the ytxJ gene encoding bacillithiol system redox-active protein YtxJ, giving the protein MPKTKIDTVEEFQQIADSGESFLFFKNSLTCPIAQTAYEQFEAFAKDHDSVNAYYLNVQEARPLSNYIAETYGVKHESPQALFFKDKQVTWNESHWKITKDTLTKNVL; this is encoded by the coding sequence ATGCCGAAAACTAAGATTGATACAGTGGAAGAATTTCAGCAAATCGCTGATAGCGGAGAATCCTTTTTATTTTTCAAAAATAGCTTAACATGTCCGATCGCACAGACAGCCTACGAGCAATTCGAAGCTTTTGCGAAAGATCATGACTCGGTTAATGCCTATTACCTGAATGTCCAGGAAGCAAGGCCGCTTTCAAATTATATAGCAGAAACTTACGGTGTGAAGCACGAATCACCACAGGCTCTTTTTTTCAAAGACAAACAGGTCACATGGAACGAGTCACATTGGAAAATTACAAAGGACACGTTAACTAAAAACGTTTTATAA
- a CDS encoding DUF1444 domain-containing protein — protein sequence MKMTSRKMAETIKERLKHKDWTSHFDREKDQLRVEDDATKKGITISLPGIIAKWEEKKDAAVDELVYYIEEALTVMNEEQELTGKEKGIFPVIRSTSFPVESSDGVLLIHEKHTAETRIYYALDLGNSYRLIDVKMMERENWTFSKIKEMARFNLRSLQTSVKEDHVAENVFYFLNANDGYDASRLLNDTILDSFHEKMQGAMAIAVPHQDVLIIADIRNDTGYDILGQMAMSFFASGRVPITALSFLYENNELEPIFILAKNRAKKEEEGKQ from the coding sequence ATGAAAATGACTTCAAGGAAAATGGCGGAGACAATCAAGGAGCGCTTGAAACATAAAGACTGGACGAGCCATTTTGATAGAGAAAAGGATCAATTGCGTGTTGAAGATGATGCTACTAAAAAAGGCATCACTATATCTCTGCCTGGCATTATTGCAAAATGGGAAGAGAAAAAAGATGCGGCTGTTGATGAATTGGTTTATTACATCGAGGAAGCTTTGACAGTTATGAATGAGGAACAGGAACTGACAGGCAAAGAAAAAGGGATTTTTCCGGTTATCAGATCAACATCTTTTCCAGTCGAATCATCTGATGGCGTTTTGCTGATACACGAAAAACATACTGCTGAAACGAGAATCTATTATGCGCTTGATCTTGGGAATTCCTATCGTTTGATCGATGTGAAAATGATGGAAAGAGAGAACTGGACGTTCAGCAAAATTAAAGAAATGGCAAGGTTCAATCTCAGGTCCCTGCAAACAAGTGTAAAAGAAGATCATGTTGCAGAAAATGTTTTTTACTTTTTAAATGCCAATGATGGCTATGATGCAAGCCGTCTGCTTAATGACACCATCCTTGATTCTTTCCATGAAAAAATGCAGGGTGCGATGGCCATTGCAGTACCGCATCAGGATGTTCTGATTATCGCAGACATCCGAAATGATACAGGTTACGATATTTTAGGCCAGATGGCCATGAGCTTTTTTGCAAGCGGCAGGGTTCCAATTACAGCTCTATCTTTTCTGTATGAAAACAATGAGCTGGAACCTATATTTATTCTTGCAAAGAACCGGGCAAAAAAGGAAGAGGAAGGTAAACAATGA
- a CDS encoding cell division FtsA domain-containing protein, with translation MAVQEAQKQLAQKEKATQEYDCVGYSVIHYKLDYQEIGSLVDQQGKVASVEIIATFLPKVVVESLLAALNRANLELKALTLEPIAAINVLIPSSMRRLNVALVDIGAGTSDIAITNEGTVTAYGMVPMAGDEITEAISDQFLLDFHDAEWAKRELNISESILVKDILGFENEVLKEEAITQIHSAIDRLANAIKEEIYSLNQESSPKAVMLIGGGSLTPKLPELIAEKLNLPLNRVAIRGIDAIKQLRFAEHLKTGPELVTPIGIAISSNQNPIQYVSVKVNGRSVRLLHMRKLTVSDSLLSSGIQLNKYYGKPGLAFIAALNGQSITIPGTYGEAPLLFKNGRVCSVDEEIINGDEIIIEKGKDGRSLNVAISDLIDVVPAKQVILNGERVQVEANLALNGEPASLTDLIADRDSITYSFPDQVKEILPDEFSFAPFHLSVDGSRTKVDAFSGKILINHVPAMPTSRFEEWDQITAVKTESPSLSQVLAELKITAYESLTVLYNQKPLTIKKMMAEVYRDEMLLSLEDKINNGDHLTIKKQQASSFIFQDVFTAVDVTIPSEGSNKFLLLKNEKETAFHEELLPGDRLSIKWF, from the coding sequence ATGGCCGTTCAAGAAGCTCAGAAACAGCTTGCCCAAAAAGAAAAAGCCACGCAGGAGTATGATTGTGTCGGCTACTCTGTTATTCATTATAAACTCGATTATCAGGAGATTGGCAGTTTAGTAGATCAGCAGGGCAAGGTTGCCTCTGTTGAAATCATTGCGACTTTTTTGCCTAAAGTTGTTGTAGAGTCTCTCCTTGCTGCCTTAAATAGAGCAAACCTGGAATTGAAAGCATTGACTCTGGAGCCCATTGCGGCAATAAACGTTTTAATTCCTTCCTCAATGAGAAGATTAAATGTTGCTCTTGTAGATATAGGGGCAGGTACATCTGATATCGCGATAACAAATGAAGGAACTGTCACGGCGTACGGAATGGTCCCAATGGCTGGAGATGAAATAACGGAAGCGATTTCTGATCAGTTCCTATTGGATTTTCACGATGCTGAATGGGCAAAAAGAGAGCTGAATATATCTGAGAGCATCCTTGTTAAAGATATTTTAGGATTTGAAAATGAAGTCTTAAAAGAAGAAGCTATTACGCAGATTCACAGTGCCATTGACAGACTCGCAAATGCGATAAAGGAAGAAATTTATTCTTTAAACCAGGAGTCTTCTCCAAAAGCAGTCATGCTGATTGGAGGAGGGAGCTTAACACCCAAGCTTCCAGAATTGATCGCCGAAAAACTGAATCTGCCATTAAACAGGGTTGCGATAAGAGGAATTGACGCCATCAAGCAGCTCAGGTTTGCAGAACATCTGAAAACAGGTCCAGAACTTGTTACCCCCATCGGAATCGCCATTTCTTCCAATCAAAATCCGATACAGTATGTCAGCGTCAAAGTAAATGGACGCTCAGTCCGGCTGCTGCATATGAGAAAACTGACGGTTTCAGACAGTCTGCTCTCTTCAGGAATACAGCTGAATAAATACTATGGAAAGCCAGGACTCGCATTTATTGCAGCATTAAACGGACAATCTATAACAATACCAGGCACCTATGGCGAAGCACCTTTGCTCTTTAAAAATGGAAGAGTATGTTCAGTTGATGAGGAAATCATAAATGGGGATGAAATCATAATTGAAAAAGGGAAAGACGGCCGTTCACTCAATGTCGCCATTTCTGATTTAATTGATGTAGTTCCAGCAAAACAAGTCATTTTAAATGGGGAACGGGTTCAAGTTGAGGCAAATCTTGCATTAAATGGAGAGCCTGCTTCTTTAACGGATCTGATAGCTGACAGAGATTCGATCACTTATTCGTTTCCTGATCAGGTAAAAGAGATTTTGCCTGATGAATTCTCCTTTGCGCCATTTCATCTTTCAGTGGACGGCAGCAGGACAAAGGTTGATGCATTCTCTGGAAAAATCCTGATCAATCACGTTCCTGCCATGCCAACATCTCGATTTGAGGAATGGGATCAAATAACAGCTGTAAAAACAGAATCGCCATCTCTAAGCCAAGTGCTGGCCGAGCTTAAAATAACAGCATATGAATCTCTGACAGTTCTCTATAACCAGAAGCCGCTGACGATTAAGAAGATGATGGCTGAAGTTTACAGGGACGAAATGCTTCTTTCCTTAGAGGATAAAATTAATAATGGCGATCATCTAACCATCAAGAAGCAGCAAGCAAGTTCATTTATTTTTCAGGATGTTTTTACTGCTGTCGACGTGACTATTCCATCAGAGGGAAGCAATAAATTCCTCCTGTTAAAAAATGAAAAAGAAACAGCATTTCATGAAGAATTGCTGCCTGGTGATCGGCTAAGTATTAAATGGTTCTGA
- a CDS encoding DNA translocase FtsK has protein sequence MSWFSKMINYFAGETETDKHLEKAAAEKRQIPEPQQPVHRAPVPPKTQTSNVKNVETKVAYQYPKGNFKFPMIPDNQKTRQEPRRKSSASAKIERTKPQKLNSTERMPGKAARKKTNTDSKRPFHPTEIPSPIYGFRPRDNQEPLEYRISPRDEANQTGSEPGSSLFKSFQQAAQSTESVLSKLNEHKRAELLKREAARMREIQEVRIPAAALHEKLEKDEPSILKTETADSVPEIIPENSLQKSIIPDKSLDKEKETPFLSFASDDDHEEINSDTVEHVNEITEDTLSLPYENKEIAVAAEETEIVMPEYAHPPIVKAEEDFSLIDENEEKQTLTEWTPNEEYAEIPEADVLTEKLHTATADKHYYENEEENSVTEEPAINRTERSNENPAEEVKENRSTRSAVPFNVMMFGRDKQKIQKSEDSSNSGSSYLFPSLQLLNIPPKEYVDDVDWLREQTELLNVTLENFNVKARVVHVTQGPAVTRLEVQPEPGVKVNKITNLTDDIKLSLSAKDIRIEAPIPGKNRIGIEVPNRHSKMVYLREILRSAEFRNNPSPLTAALGLDISGQAVVTDLKKMPHGLIAGATGSGKSVCINTILVSLLYKASPHEVKLLLIDPKMVELAPYHNVPHLVSPVITDVKAATGALKWAVEEMERRYELFAHAGARDISRYNELAAKHNSGEHMPYLVIVIDELADLMMAAPADVEEAICRIAQKARACGIHLIVATQRPSVDVITGLIKSNIPTRIAFSVSSQVDSRTIIDSAGAEKLLGKGDMLFLENGTSKAVRIQGNFVSDEEIERVVNHAKKQMKPVFLFEQEELMKKSSIGNEEDELLLEACEYVVDQGGASTSSLQRRFRIGYNRAARLMDMMEKQGIISEARGSKPREVLISEQDLETIQESGM, from the coding sequence ATGAGTTGGTTTTCAAAAATGATCAATTATTTCGCCGGTGAAACAGAGACAGATAAGCATTTAGAAAAAGCAGCAGCTGAAAAAAGGCAAATTCCAGAACCGCAGCAACCTGTACATAGAGCACCAGTACCGCCCAAAACTCAAACTTCGAATGTGAAAAATGTAGAAACAAAAGTAGCCTATCAATATCCTAAAGGAAACTTCAAATTTCCGATGATTCCTGATAATCAAAAAACTCGTCAAGAACCTAGAAGGAAAAGTTCAGCAAGTGCAAAGATCGAAAGAACGAAACCTCAGAAACTTAACAGCACAGAGCGTATGCCGGGAAAAGCAGCCAGAAAAAAGACAAATACAGATTCAAAGAGGCCTTTTCATCCAACAGAGATTCCTTCGCCTATTTACGGCTTCAGGCCTAGAGACAATCAAGAACCATTAGAGTATCGAATTAGTCCAAGAGATGAAGCAAATCAAACTGGCAGCGAGCCGGGTTCAAGTTTATTTAAAAGCTTTCAGCAAGCCGCGCAATCTACTGAATCCGTTCTGTCAAAGTTAAATGAACATAAACGTGCTGAGCTCCTGAAAAGAGAAGCTGCGAGAATGAGGGAAATCCAAGAAGTGCGAATTCCGGCAGCAGCCCTGCATGAAAAGCTGGAAAAAGATGAACCATCCATTTTAAAAACGGAAACCGCGGATTCTGTACCTGAAATTATTCCAGAAAACAGCTTGCAAAAATCAATTATTCCAGATAAAAGTCTGGATAAAGAAAAGGAAACCCCATTTCTTTCCTTTGCATCTGATGACGATCATGAAGAAATCAATAGTGATACTGTCGAACATGTAAATGAAATAACAGAAGATACACTCTCGCTGCCATATGAAAATAAAGAAATAGCGGTAGCGGCCGAAGAAACAGAAATCGTTATGCCAGAATATGCACATCCGCCTATAGTAAAGGCAGAAGAAGACTTCAGCCTTATTGATGAAAACGAAGAGAAACAAACGCTCACTGAATGGACGCCAAACGAAGAGTATGCAGAAATTCCAGAGGCAGACGTTCTGACTGAAAAGCTGCACACGGCCACTGCAGATAAGCATTATTATGAAAATGAAGAGGAAAATAGTGTAACCGAAGAACCAGCCATTAACAGAACTGAAAGATCGAATGAAAATCCTGCAGAAGAAGTGAAAGAAAATCGATCAACAAGATCAGCCGTTCCGTTTAATGTCATGATGTTTGGAAGAGATAAACAAAAAATCCAAAAGTCAGAAGACTCTTCGAATTCTGGATCATCCTATCTTTTCCCTTCATTGCAGCTTTTGAACATTCCGCCTAAGGAATATGTAGATGATGTGGATTGGCTTAGAGAACAAACAGAATTGCTGAATGTGACGCTTGAAAACTTCAATGTAAAAGCAAGAGTTGTTCATGTTACACAGGGGCCTGCTGTGACACGTCTTGAAGTCCAGCCTGAACCTGGAGTGAAAGTAAATAAGATTACAAATTTAACAGATGATATCAAACTGAGCTTATCAGCTAAAGATATCCGCATAGAAGCACCTATACCAGGCAAGAACAGAATCGGCATTGAAGTTCCGAACAGACACAGCAAAATGGTCTATTTGCGAGAAATCTTAAGAAGTGCGGAGTTCAGAAATAATCCATCTCCGCTGACGGCTGCCCTGGGTCTTGATATTTCTGGTCAGGCTGTTGTGACAGATCTTAAAAAAATGCCGCATGGACTAATTGCTGGAGCGACCGGTTCCGGCAAAAGCGTGTGTATCAATACAATCCTGGTGAGCCTTCTGTACAAAGCTTCCCCTCATGAAGTGAAGCTGCTTCTGATTGACCCTAAAATGGTCGAGCTAGCCCCGTATCACAATGTTCCTCATCTAGTCAGTCCGGTTATTACGGATGTAAAAGCTGCTACTGGAGCATTGAAATGGGCTGTAGAAGAAATGGAAAGAAGATATGAGCTATTTGCACATGCGGGAGCAAGGGACATTTCCCGCTATAATGAACTTGCTGCAAAACATAATAGCGGTGAGCATATGCCATACTTGGTCATTGTCATTGATGAGCTTGCTGATTTAATGATGGCAGCTCCTGCTGACGTGGAAGAAGCGATCTGCCGCATTGCTCAAAAAGCAAGAGCATGCGGAATTCATCTAATAGTTGCTACACAAAGACCTTCCGTTGATGTCATAACTGGATTAATTAAGTCAAATATCCCGACCAGAATTGCTTTTTCTGTATCATCTCAAGTTGATTCACGGACAATTATTGACTCAGCCGGAGCAGAAAAATTGCTCGGTAAAGGGGATATGCTCTTTTTAGAAAATGGCACATCTAAAGCTGTCCGTATTCAGGGGAATTTTGTATCAGATGAAGAAATTGAACGGGTCGTTAACCATGCCAAAAAACAGATGAAGCCGGTCTTTTTATTTGAGCAGGAAGAACTGATGAAAAAGTCCAGTATAGGAAACGAAGAAGATGAACTGCTGCTTGAAGCGTGTGAATATGTGGTTGATCAGGGAGGGGCATCTACATCAAGTCTGCAAAGAAGATTCAGAATCGGCTATAACCGTGCAGCAAGACTTATGGATATGATGGAAAAGCAGGGAATTATTTCAGAAGCAAGAGGAAGTAAACCCCGTGAAGTCCTAATTTCTGAGCAAGACCTTGAAACCATTCAGGAAAGTGGAATGTAA
- a CDS encoding YtxH domain-containing protein, with translation MSKDGINSKDFLIGTLVGGIVGATTALFLAPKSGKELRDNIGEQAVIVKERTGKITNDALEKSNEFAALAKEKSANLTQVVSDQSSQIMNKVRDLKSSKDQNQEQSENNPEDVKLNLAPEATSDDPKLNSSVQSPVNETVQPSSGSTQHAEELKKQVNKEIEDAKEALSEKK, from the coding sequence ATGAGTAAAGATGGAATCAACAGTAAAGATTTTCTTATCGGAACACTAGTTGGTGGAATTGTAGGGGCAACTACTGCACTATTCCTGGCACCTAAATCAGGTAAAGAACTTCGTGATAATATTGGAGAGCAGGCAGTCATTGTTAAAGAAAGAACAGGAAAAATCACAAATGATGCTTTAGAGAAAAGCAATGAATTTGCAGCACTTGCGAAAGAAAAGTCAGCTAATCTGACGCAGGTTGTTTCAGATCAGTCTTCTCAAATCATGAACAAAGTCCGTGATTTGAAAAGCTCTAAAGATCAAAATCAAGAGCAATCTGAAAACAATCCTGAAGACGTAAAGCTAAACTTGGCGCCTGAAGCAACAAGTGATGATCCCAAGCTTAACTCTTCAGTTCAAAGCCCTGTTAATGAAACAGTTCAGCCATCTTCTGGTTCTACACAGCATGCTGAAGAATTAAAAAAGCAAGTAAACAAAGAAATTGAAGATGCAAAAGAAGCTTTATCAGAAAAAAAATAG
- a CDS encoding thioredoxin family protein: MEKLQSMAHYNEVIQKENVILMFSADWCPDCRFIDPFLPEMQAENKNFTFYYVDRDEFIDLCAELNVFGIPSFVGFHNGQESGRYVNKDRKTKEQIQEFIDGLSS, encoded by the coding sequence ATGGAAAAATTACAATCAATGGCTCATTATAACGAGGTAATTCAAAAAGAAAACGTGATTCTTATGTTTTCAGCTGACTGGTGTCCTGATTGCCGTTTTATTGACCCGTTTCTGCCGGAAATGCAGGCTGAAAATAAAAACTTCACATTTTATTATGTAGACAGGGACGAATTTATCGATCTATGTGCTGAATTAAATGTATTCGGAATTCCTAGTTTTGTCGGATTCCACAACGGACAGGAAAGTGGCCGTTATGTGAACAAAGACCGTAAAACGAAAGAGCAGATTCAGGAATTTATAGACGGATTATCATCATAA
- a CDS encoding DUF948 domain-containing protein, whose protein sequence is MEIILYLAVALIAIAFTVLVVYLSKTLKSLSSTLNNVAGTLAGLENQIQGITLETTQLLHKTNALAEDIQEKSEKLNTVVYAVQGVGSSLQNFNDSVQKVSASVSTNLEKNQDKINQVVQWSNVAMDVWGKWKLKKQKDERQQKQPSL, encoded by the coding sequence TTGGAAATTATTTTATACTTAGCTGTTGCACTAATTGCAATTGCATTCACAGTACTGGTCGTTTACCTTTCTAAAACGTTAAAATCCCTATCCTCTACCTTAAACAATGTAGCCGGAACACTGGCAGGGCTTGAGAATCAAATCCAGGGAATAACGCTTGAAACGACTCAGCTGCTACATAAGACAAATGCTTTGGCAGAGGACATTCAGGAAAAATCAGAAAAGCTGAACACTGTTGTCTACGCAGTTCAGGGTGTTGGTTCATCTCTTCAGAATTTCAATGATTCTGTTCAGAAAGTATCAGCATCAGTTAGTACAAATCTTGAGAAAAACCAGGATAAAATCAACCAGGTTGTTCAATGGAGCAATGTTGCAATGGACGTTTGGGGAAAATGGAAGCTGAAAAAGCAGAAAGATGAGCGTCAGCAGAAACAGCCAAGTTTATGA
- a CDS encoding SAM-dependent methyltransferase, giving the protein MNERTFDQLLNIKTEGSQKGFGKSLHYHRYEPTPYAALEWLFREYELKSSDHVVDFGCGKGRSNFYIHYLSNATVKGVEMDKAFYQEAIKNRDRYWKKARSRKGQIQFYCCLAEEYKIDPSDNRFYFFNPFSKEIFMNVINNILQSVENARREIELILYYCSDEYLFFLENQTAFELKKEVILPGFNDRNPSERFLIYRLDYK; this is encoded by the coding sequence ATGAATGAACGTACTTTTGATCAATTATTAAATATTAAGACGGAAGGCAGCCAGAAAGGGTTCGGCAAGTCACTTCATTATCACCGCTATGAACCGACACCATATGCGGCACTGGAGTGGTTATTTCGTGAATATGAGCTGAAAAGCAGTGATCATGTAGTTGATTTTGGATGTGGAAAAGGCAGATCCAATTTCTATATACATTATTTAAGCAATGCTACTGTCAAAGGGGTCGAAATGGACAAGGCTTTTTATCAGGAAGCGATTAAAAATCGTGATCGTTATTGGAAGAAAGCAAGGAGCAGGAAAGGGCAAATCCAGTTTTATTGCTGCTTGGCGGAAGAGTATAAAATCGATCCGTCAGATAATCGATTTTATTTCTTTAACCCCTTTTCTAAAGAAATTTTTATGAATGTCATAAATAATATCCTGCAGTCGGTTGAAAACGCAAGGCGGGAGATCGAGCTGATTCTGTACTATTGCTCAGATGAGTATCTCTTTTTTTTAGAAAACCAGACAGCTTTTGAATTAAAAAAAGAAGTCATTCTGCCTGGGTTTAATGACCGTAATCCATCAGAACGATTTTTGATTTATCGGCTTGATTATAAATAA
- the murC gene encoding UDP-N-acetylmuramate--L-alanine ligase produces MTVYHFVGIKGTGMSALAQILHDMNYEVQGSDIEKTIFTQKALEQRGIPLLPFSKDNIKQGLTIIAGNAFPDSHPEIEEAHSLGLKVIRYHKFLGEFMEKFTSVGITGAHGKTSTTGLLAHVIQGAKPTSFLIGDGTGRGMEQSEYFVFEACEYRRHFLSYYPDYAIMTNIDFDHPDYFSSIDDVFKAFQEMAMQVKKGIIACGDDEYLQHIQANVPVVYYGFSEENDFQARNVVKATDGTSFDVFVRNTFYASFKIPTFGDHSVLNALSVIALCHYEEIDAEVIQAQLQTFEGVKRRFNEKKIGNQVLIDDYAHHPTEITATIDAARQKYPDREIVAVFQPHTFTRTQSFLEEFADSLQKADTVYLCDIFGSARENIGKLSIQDLQNKIDRASLIDEEETAVLKQHENGVLVFMGAGDIQKYQQAYEKALA; encoded by the coding sequence ATGACTGTTTACCATTTCGTTGGAATAAAAGGGACTGGAATGAGCGCCCTTGCACAGATTCTGCATGATATGAACTATGAGGTTCAGGGATCTGATATTGAAAAAACCATTTTCACTCAAAAAGCTTTAGAACAGCGCGGTATTCCGCTTTTACCATTTTCAAAAGACAATATCAAACAAGGATTAACTATTATAGCGGGAAATGCGTTTCCTGACTCGCATCCTGAAATTGAGGAAGCACACAGCCTCGGGCTTAAGGTGATTCGCTATCATAAGTTCTTAGGCGAGTTTATGGAGAAGTTTACAAGTGTAGGCATTACAGGTGCCCACGGCAAAACCTCGACTACAGGATTGCTTGCCCACGTCATTCAGGGAGCAAAGCCAACTTCATTTTTAATTGGAGATGGAACTGGAAGAGGCATGGAACAAAGCGAATACTTTGTTTTTGAAGCATGTGAATATCGCAGACATTTCTTGTCCTATTATCCGGATTATGCGATCATGACGAATATCGATTTTGATCATCCGGATTACTTCAGCAGCATCGATGATGTGTTCAAAGCATTTCAAGAGATGGCTATGCAAGTCAAAAAAGGCATTATTGCCTGCGGTGACGATGAGTACCTTCAGCATATTCAGGCAAATGTGCCTGTCGTTTATTACGGCTTCAGTGAAGAAAATGATTTTCAGGCCCGCAATGTTGTAAAAGCGACTGATGGAACAAGTTTTGATGTGTTTGTCAGAAACACTTTTTATGCATCTTTTAAAATTCCGACTTTTGGCGATCACAGTGTACTAAACGCACTTTCTGTTATTGCACTTTGCCATTATGAAGAGATTGATGCAGAAGTGATTCAGGCCCAGCTTCAAACGTTCGAAGGCGTAAAGCGCCGTTTTAACGAGAAGAAAATCGGCAATCAAGTTCTGATCGATGACTATGCGCATCATCCTACTGAAATCACAGCAACAATTGACGCAGCAAGACAGAAATATCCGGACCGTGAAATCGTTGCGGTCTTCCAGCCGCATACCTTTACACGCACCCAATCGTTTTTAGAGGAATTCGCTGACAGCCTGCAGAAAGCAGATACTGTCTATCTTTGCGACATATTTGGCTCTGCCCGCGAAAACATTGGAAAACTGTCCATTCAAGATCTTCAAAATAAAATCGACCGTGCATCATTAATTGATGAAGAAGAAACAGCCGTCTTAAAGCAGCATGAAAATGGAGTTCTCGTTTTCATGGGAGCAGGAGACATTCAAAAATACCAGCAGGCCTACGAAAAGGCTCTTGCATAA
- a CDS encoding aminopeptidase — MKDPRIQKLAKNLINYSVKLQKGEKVLIENFGLQRELVTALINEAYAAGGYPFVSLKDQQVDRALLLGGQEEQFGMMAEFEANVMSKMDAYIGLRSGDNINEHADVPDVQMKLHGRTIGKKVHRDIRVPKTRWVVLRYPNSSMAQLAKMSTEAFEDFYFDVCNLDYGKMDKAMDALAELMNKTDEVRITGPGTDLVFSIKDIPAVKCAGEMNIPDGEVYTAPVRDSVNGTITYNTPSPYNGFTFENVKLTFKDGKIIEASANDTERINSIFDTDEGARYIGEFAIGVNPYIQHPMQDILFDEKIDGSFHFTPGQCYDDAFNDNHSNIHWDMVNIQRPEYGGGEMYFDGVLVRKDGRFVIEELEGLNPENLK, encoded by the coding sequence GTGAAAGACCCAAGAATTCAAAAGCTCGCAAAGAACCTGATAAATTATTCAGTCAAGCTTCAAAAAGGAGAAAAAGTACTGATTGAAAACTTTGGCCTGCAAAGAGAATTAGTTACAGCGCTCATCAATGAAGCATATGCTGCAGGCGGGTATCCATTTGTCTCTCTTAAAGATCAGCAGGTTGACCGCGCTCTCCTGCTCGGAGGACAGGAAGAACAGTTTGGCATGATGGCCGAGTTTGAAGCAAACGTCATGAGCAAAATGGATGCCTATATCGGCCTTCGTTCAGGAGACAATATAAATGAGCACGCTGATGTGCCTGACGTGCAAATGAAGCTGCACGGCAGAACAATTGGCAAAAAGGTGCATCGAGATATTCGCGTCCCTAAAACAAGATGGGTTGTTTTGCGTTATCCGAATTCTTCAATGGCTCAGCTTGCTAAGATGAGCACAGAAGCATTTGAAGATTTTTATTTCGATGTGTGCAACCTTGATTATGGAAAAATGGACAAAGCTATGGACGCGCTTGCTGAATTAATGAACAAAACGGATGAAGTAAGAATTACAGGTCCAGGAACGGATTTGGTTTTCTCGATCAAAGACATTCCTGCTGTTAAATGTGCAGGGGAAATGAATATCCCAGACGGTGAGGTTTATACAGCTCCGGTTCGTGACTCTGTCAATGGAACAATTACATACAATACTCCGTCCCCATATAACGGCTTTACATTTGAAAATGTGAAGCTTACGTTTAAAGATGGAAAAATTATTGAGGCTTCTGCAAATGATACAGAACGCATCAACAGCATCTTCGATACCGATGAAGGTGCAAGATATATTGGCGAATTTGCAATTGGCGTGAATCCTTACATTCAGCATCCAATGCAGGATATTCTTTTTGATGAAAAAATCGACGGCAGTTTCCATTTCACACCTGGACAATGCTATGACGATGCATTTAATGATAATCATTCTAACATTCATTGGGATATGGTAAACATTCAGCGCCCTGAATATGGAGGCGGAGAAATGTATTTTGACGGCGTCCTTGTCCGTAAAGACGGCCGTTTTGTAATTGAGGAATTAGAAGGATTAAATCCTGAAAACCTGAAATAA